In the genome of Candidatus Poribacteria bacterium, the window ATCGTAAAGCGTGAGCATCGCCCTACCGTTTTCAAAACCGAGACTGGCTTCTTGTGCGTCGCTGAACCGCGGACGCCCACTCCAGATATTATCCCAGATTCTGACGTTCAGCATGCGTCCACTTTTTTTATCTGTAGATTCGTACATCCAGAGTTTACCTTCATTCTCTAACTCTTTCATGACGGTGGCTTCCTCTAAAACGAACGCCGGTTTGTGCCTGCGAATATCACGTTGGAGAGAAGCATAAGCAAGGTTTGCCCGTGGTAGCGCGTAGTCTATCAACACAAGATCACCAACGCTCAGCACCACTGCGATCCCTAAAAGCGGCAACATGAGCTGATGGAAAGCGATGCCGTGTGCCTTCATTGCGATAATCTCATTATCAGTAGAGAGCCGTCCAAGTGCCAGCAAAATAGCCACTAAAGCTGCCATCGGAATGGATAACACCACCGTCGCTGGCATCACATAGATGAGCAGCTCGAGAAGATACAACGGACTGACCCCTTTCTGCACAAACAACTTCGTCAACCGGAACAGGTCATTGAAGATGAGCATGAGGGTGAAACAGATGAGTGCTATTATGAAAGGTGGAAAAAATTCTTTGAGGATATACCGTGCTAATATTCTCATATTTCTCGTGTAGCCGTAAAGTTTTGCTGTAAGATGCCTCAACAATTTTATCGGTTTTATTTACAACCTGGCGCGTATTCTTATTTCTGTTAGTTGGTTTATGCCGAAAAAACCTTCACTGCTTTATTAGTGGGTTTGTGCCGAAAAAACCTTTATTTTTTCTAACACGCGGGTTATCAGTTAGATTCTGTCTAACGGTTTCCCGCAAACTAACAAGTTGGCGATAAAAAAGATCAATGCGTAATGAACCGTCCTCATTTAATTTGAAATTACGTTCCAGAGATGTTATTATATCACTATGACACTTATGTTAGAATCAATTCAACTTACATCTGACGATCTCAAAGATGAAGCAGCACGTCATGCCTCTGCGCAAGAACTCTACTCTCCAACCGCCCCGAAGCCGCCCGTTGCACAA includes:
- a CDS encoding LptF/LptG family permease produces the protein MRILARYILKEFFPPFIIALICFTLMLIFNDLFRLTKLFVQKGVSPLYLLELLIYVMPATVVLSIPMAALVAILLALGRLSTDNEIIAMKAHGIAFHQLMLPLLGIAVVLSVGDLVLIDYALPRANLAYASLQRDIRRHKPAFVLEEATVMKELENEGKLWMYESTDKKSGRMLNVRIWDNIWSGRPRFSDAQEASLGFENGRAMLTLYDGLTYEPATGNLDEFRVTKFQQQQLALQLTEDLERSAFQNQNPRSMHISQLSAFIGKLKSTLPNSNNPDYLLRKIRSAEVEYHKKFSIPFACLVLGVIGIPLGLMVKKGGRMLGFGLGLAVIVLYYLLLQIGQNTGINGTLSPAFAMWLPNIVIGVLGIGFNFWVIAEGKIHAWRDRDSTLPLVVSRKAEF